In a single window of the Luteolibacter yonseiensis genome:
- a CDS encoding DUF3431 domain-containing protein: protein MSVRLCVATFGEDISWVAETGFEACVYDATRSRAGLIPVKNEAREASQYIRHIVEHYGDFRDHEVFLQGSPKPHNSSILHAMSLRPWTGKRVHSLGRVTMSFDPNMALPHYEHTIPFAREIGLRMDELQPWTIGAMFAASREALMDRPREWWEMLLEKAVIECAWSPWVLERLWLSIIDPRRRVPSLTSL from the coding sequence ATGAGCGTTAGACTCTGTGTGGCCACCTTCGGGGAAGATATATCTTGGGTCGCGGAAACCGGGTTCGAGGCCTGCGTTTACGACGCCACCCGCAGCCGTGCCGGCCTCATCCCGGTGAAGAACGAAGCGCGCGAGGCCTCGCAATACATCAGGCACATCGTGGAACATTATGGGGATTTCCGCGATCATGAGGTTTTCCTGCAGGGAAGCCCGAAGCCGCACAACTCCTCCATCCTCCACGCCATGAGCTTGCGGCCATGGACTGGCAAGCGGGTCCACTCGCTGGGGCGGGTGACCATGTCGTTTGATCCCAACATGGCGTTGCCTCACTATGAGCACACCATCCCGTTTGCCCGGGAAATCGGACTGCGGATGGACGAACTTCAGCCGTGGACCATCGGGGCGATGTTCGCCGCCAGCCGGGAGGCGCTGATGGATCGGCCACGGGAGTGGTGGGAAATGCTTCTGGAAAAGGCTGTGATCGAATGCGCGTGGTCGCCCTGGGTGCTGGAACGGCTTTGGCTTTCCATCATCGATCCGCGCCGGCGTGTTCCCTCCTTGACTTCCTTGTGA